One genomic segment of Mytilus trossulus isolate FHL-02 chromosome 4, PNRI_Mtr1.1.1.hap1, whole genome shotgun sequence includes these proteins:
- the LOC134715942 gene encoding zinc transporter ZIP1-like, translated as MPQGQVDMDVVVAKILSLIILTVCTVLFGLFPCRLMQYFAKIIISKKKMFDYMISTMKCFSGGIFLGTCFLHLIPETRIKVGEVMMQIRSDSSYPVAELLTMAGFFGVIFTEHAIRALYKKVRRLTNRQNDWNSNEILPTFGCGSNYRESQSEFDCHSVNTGVQDETLKLEHASDVHEDNQDIIHDTLTMEIEPAPLQDMEVKRVVSEFSREGGDTSKGQIRSVLFITALSFHGVFEGMALGLQSLESNVWVLCFAITIHRGILAFGMGLQHMQNEERHSTIVFSISSFAVIAALGIIIGIAISTGAQLYTDVNVPNAILQSLATGTLFYIIFFDILYKEMTGNKDVKKISCTFVGFSVMAIVFAVTRQ; from the coding sequence ATGCCACAGGGACAGGTGGACATGGACGTGGTTGTGGCCAAAATATTGTCACTTATCATTCTGACAGTATGTACCGTACTTTTCGGACTTTTCCCGTGTAGACTAATGCAgtattttgcaaaaataatcatatcaaaaaagaaaatgttcgACTATATGATATCAACAATGAAATGTTTTTCTGGTGGAATATTCCTTGGAACCTGTTTCCTCCATCTTATTCCAGAAACAAGAATCAAAGTAGGAGAAGTTATGATGCAGATTCGTTCGGATTCATCATATCCGGTAGCAGAACTTTTAACAATGGCGGGATTTTTTGGTGTGATATTTACAGAACACGCAATTAGAGCTTTATACAAAAAGGTCCGAAGACTCACGAATAGGCAAAATGATTGGAATAGTAATGAAATTTTACCAACATTTGGTTGTGGTTCGAACTATAGAGAAAGTCAAAGTGAGTTTGACTGTCATAGTGTAAACACAGGTGTCCAGGATGAAACTTTAAAACTTGAACATGCCAGCGATGTACATGAAGACAATCAGGATATAATACATGATACATTGACAATGGAAATAGAGCCTGCACCTCTTCAGGACATGGAGGTGAAAAGAGTTGTGTCCGAGTTCAGTCGCGAAGGAGGGGATACAAGTAAAGGACAAATAAGGTCTGTTCTCTTTATTACAGCTTTATCGTTTCATGGTGTGTTCGAAGGAATGGCATTGGGTCTCCAAAGTTTAGAAAGTAACGTTTGGGTATTGTGTTTTGCTATAACAATTCATCGTGGAATTTTGGCGTTTGGCATGGGACTTCAACACATGCAGAATGAAGAGAGACATAGTACTATCGTATTTAGTATCTCATCCTTCGCTGTCATAGCAGCTCTAGGAATTATTATAGGTATTGCCATTTCAACTGGAGCTCAACTTTACACTGACGTTAATGTTCCGAATGCTATTTTGCAAAGTCTTGCAACGGGTacgttattttatattatattttttgatataCTTTATAAAGAAATGACTGGAAACAAAGATGTTAAAAAGATTTCTTGTACATTTGTAGGCTTCTCTGTGATGGCTATTGTGTTCGCAGTTACcagacaataa